From Pseudomonas hormoni:
CGTCCATGGTTTCGATCAGGCCGGAGAACTTGCCCACATCCGTGTACACCCAGCGCTCTACCGCCGTACGGGATTTACGTGCCACCAATACCACTTCGCTGACCAGGATGCCGGCGTTGGCGATCAGCGAACGGCCCGGCTCCAGAATGATTTCCGGCAGGTCATCACCGAAGTCTTCCTTGAGGAAGCGGATGATTTCTTCGGCGTAGGTTTCCAGGCTGTTGGTGCGGGTGATGTAGTTGGCCGGGAAGCCGCCGCCCATGTTGATCAGTTTCAGGTGGATGCCGTCTTCTTCTTTCAGACGCTCGAAGATCACTTTGACCTTGGCGATCGCTGCGTCCCAGACGCTGATGTCGCGCTGTTGCGAGCCGACGTGGAACGAGATGCCGTACGGCACCAGGCCCAGGTCGCGAGCGAGGATCAGCAGGTCCATGGCCATGTCGGTCTGGCAGCCGAATTTGCGCGACAGAGGCCAGTCAGCGGTGGTCGAGCCTTCGGTGAGGATGCGCACGTAGACTTTCGAACCCGGTGCAGCCTTGGCGATGTTGCGCAGGTCGGCTTCGGAGTCGGTGGCATACAGACGCACGCCCTTCTCGTAGAAGTAGCGAATGTCTTTGGATTTCTTGATGGTGTTGCCATAGCTGATGCGATCCGGGCCGACGCCCTGGTTCATCACTTTGTCGAGCTCGTAGATCGAAGCGATGTCGAAGTTCGAGCCTTTCTCTTTGAGCAGGTCGATGATTTCGACGGCCGGGTTGGCCTTGACCGCGTAGTAGACCTTGGCGAATTCGAAACCGGCGCGCAGGTCGTCATAGGCCTGGCTGATCATCGCGGTGTCGATCACCACGAACGGGGTTTCTTGTTTGTCGGCGAAGGCCTTCATTTTGTTGAAGGTATCGCGCGCGAAATAGTCTTCGACGTTGATCGACATACTTGGGAGCTCCTACTGGCAAACGTTAGTAATCAATGGGTGCAAATGAACGTCCTCCGTATCCCCACTTTGGTTCGCCTACTTCCCAAGGCATGTCGCCGAAAGCAAAAAGGCCACGGGAGGCGGTGCTTCCCTTGGCCTTGCTGTCTCGTCGTCAGTACTTGAGCCGGATGGATCGTTTCCAGCATGGACGTTCGGCGCGAACTTTAGGGCGTGAGGGGCTTGAGATCAACAAAAAATGTCGCGTTTTTGCACGCTTCCGTCGTGCGGTCCCTGACAGCTACTGATGTAACCGACCTGCATGACAGTGTGATGTTCCCCTGGCAGGGAGATTTGAGGGGGGCAGCGGGATTTGTGGTGGTCCATTCGCGAGCAAGCCCGCTTCCACAGGGGCTTGGAAATCTTGTGGGAGCGGGTTTGTTCTGGACGGCGTTCCGGCGAGTTCGACCGACAGGGCGCCGGAGTCTCGGTCGGAGGAATTACTTTCGTGGATCTTGTCGTCAATACAAGTGCCGCAGAAACGATGTCCGATTCCAAATATCAGAACGTGACAAGTTGGAATGTTTTCGTTGCGAAAAGGCTTGGGTACTTTTTTGATACCACTTTGATCGTAACGGTATGACTGGTCGTTACGTTGAAAAAGGTGATTTCGCCGTTCATCTTGAAAGTGGTCTTTGCTTGTATGCCCCCGGCACATGGCGGACTGGCAGTGGCGCTCCATGTGCCGTCGCCGCCATCGTGGGGGAATGCGCCGCCGTTGCTGCTCTTGAACACCGCAGCTACAGAGAGGACGAGATTGCTTCCCTTTTTGACTTTTTTCGGACTGGTAATCCCACCAATATCAATACCTGCGGGCGTTGTGGTGGTATTAGCTGACGGAGTGCTGGCCACTTCGGCTGGTTCTGATGAATTGTGATCGTTCATTGCGTTTACCTTTCTAACTGTGGTGGATGTAGAGGAGAGTTAACGCCTGTTCGGATAAATTTCCACCTGACAATAATCACAGTTTCTTAGGTTAACTTGGACTTAAAAGGTTGTTCTATAGATGTTCCTGTTATAGTGCTTCACAGTTGAATGGATAGCGGGGTGCAGCACACCCCGCCCCGCAGTGACAACTACCTTTACGGATAGGCGTTGATGGCGAATGTCTTTACGCCGGCGCTGAGATGGGGGTACAGCCTGGATACCACTCGGACCGTTACGTTATGGCTGCGCTGTACATTGGGAAAGGTGATCTCGCCGTTCATCTTGTAAATGGTTTTGGTTTGTACGCCGCCGGCAGGATGAGGGGTTACGGTGGCTGTCCAGACTCCGTCGCCAGGATCACCAGGGAATGCGCCGCCGTTTGCGGTCTTGAGCATTGCAGCGACAGAAACTACAAGCGTGCTGCCGATCCTGACTCGTTGCGGACTGGTAATCCCGCCAACAAGAATACTTGCGGGTACAGAGGTCGAAGTTGAGGTGGTAGTTAGTTGATCCTGCTCTTGGTAATCGCTCATTATTTTTTGCCTTTTAACTGTGATAGGGCAGAGGCGGGTATTCCGTCTCTCTCGTGTTTGTTTGCCCTGTTGATAGTCACAGTTTTATAGGCTGTTATGGAATAGTAAAAGTTATACGTTATATGTTGTTAACATGTTGTTTCGGTGTTTAAAGTATGTGGCGGGAGGCACTAAGGCCTCCCGCTTTTATATATATCAGGCCAGCGCAACTTCGGCTGGCGAAACAATACTGGTCTTGCCCCCACGAGACTTACCGGAACTCAAATACTCGGCGATCGATTCCTGAGTCACTTCACCGAGAAACACCCGCTCCGCATCCATCACCGGCAACCACGAACGGTTGAACTCGTACATGCGCGACAGCAGGATGCGCAAGTGTTCGTCGTACGCCGCGGTGGCGTTGAACTCGCGCAGGTATTGCGCGCAGGTACCGGTCTGACGGTGCAGGTCACGACGTCGCACATAACCGAGCGCCTTGTTCTCGCCATCAGTGACGACGACATAACGACGGTCCAGTTCGTCCATCAATTCCAGCGCTTCAGCAACTGGCGTCTCCGGGCTGACCGACGGCGCGTTGTCCGCCGCGTCTTCGGCCTTCACCAGTAACAGGCGCTTGAGTGTGCTGTCCTGGCCGACGAAGTTGCTGACAAAGTCGTCCGCCGGGTGCGCCAACAGCGTGTCCGGGTGATCGATCTGCAGCAGTTTGCCGGCGCGGAAGATCGCAATCTTGTCACCCAGCTTGATCGCTTCGTCGATGTCGTGGCTGACCATGATCACGGTCTTGTTCAGCGCGCGTTGCATCTCGAAGAATTCGTTCTGGATCATCTCGCGGTTGATCGGGTCGACCGCGCCGAACGGTTCGTCCATCAGCAACAGTGGTGCATCCGCCGCCAGCGCACGAATCACGCCGATCCGTTGCTGCTGACCACCGGACAATTCACGCGGGTAGCGATTCAGGTACTGCTTGGGCTCGAGCTTGATCATGCTCATCAACTCGCGGGCACGGTCGTGGCATTTCTGTTTGTCCCAGCCCAACAGGCGCGGAACGATGGTGATGTTTTCCTCGATGGTCATGTTCGGGAACAGACCGATCTGCTGGATCACATAACCGATGTTGCGGCGCAAAGTCACAGCGTCGAGGTCGGTGGTGTCTTCGCCGTTGATCAGGATCTTGCCCGAGGTCGGCTTGATCAGGCGGTTGATCATCTTCAGCGTGGTGCTTTTGCCGCAGCCCGATGGCCCGAGGAACACGCAGATTTCGCCTTCGTTGACGGTCAGGCTGACCGAGTCCACGGCTTTCACATCTTTGCCGTTGCTTTGGAAGGTCTTGCTGAGGTTTTGAAGTTCGATCATTTCAGGAGTCCTTTTGGAGTCAGCGTGCGTTGCAGCCATTGCAGAAGCAGGTCGGCGAAGATGGCCAGGAGACTGACCAGCACGGCGCCGACGATCAGCATCGACATGTCGCTGCGGCTGATGGAAGCGAGAATGAGTACACCGAGGCCACCGGCGCCGATGGTTGCGGCGATGGTCATGACACCGATGTTCATGACCACGGCGGTACGCACGCCGGCGAGGATCACCGGCACGGCAATCGGCAGTTCGACCATGCGCAGGCGCTGGCCGAAGGTCATGCCGATGCCACGGGCGGCTTCACGAATGCCCGGTTCAACGCCGGTCAGGGCGAGGTAGGTGTTGCGCATGATTGGCAGCAGCGAGTACAGAAACACCGCGGTGATCGCCGGCATCGGACCCAGGCCCTGGCCGAATTTCGAGTAGAACGGCAGCAGCAGGCCGAACAGTGCAATCGACGGCACGGTCAGCAGCACCGTGGCGCTGGCCTGCAACGGGCCGGCGAGCGTCGGGAAACGCGTCATCAGAATGCCCAGCGGCACGCCGACCAGAATCGCCAATGTCACGGCGATGCCGACCAGGGTGATGTGCTGCCAGGTCAGGTGCAGCACCAGCGGCCAGTCGAGATGGGAAAAGGCGTTCAGAAATTCCATGGCTTTTCCTCCTTAGTTGATTGGATGCTGGCGCAGGAAATCGGCGGCAACGGATGAAGGGCTTTCGTGATCGACATCGACCCGCGCGTTGAGCTGGCGCATGGTTTCGTCATCGAACAGTTCGGCCAGCGGCTTGATCTCTTGCGCCAGTTTCGGGTGGGCATCGAGGTAAACCTGGCGCACCACCGGCGCAGCGGTGTAGTCCGGGAAGTAATGCTTGTCGTCTTCGAGCAACTTGAGCTTGAAGGCGTTCAGGCGACCGTCGGTGGTGTAGACCAGACCGGCGAACACCTGGCCGTTGCGCAGGGCGGTGTAGACCAGCCCTGCATCCATCTGCCGGATGTTTTTGCGGGTCAGGTTCATGCCGTAGAGGTCGACCATGCCGTCCAGACCGTCGGAACGGTTGGCGAACTCGGTGTCCAGCGCGACGAGGTGATTGGTTTTCGCCTCAGCCTGCAGCACCGTGTTCAGTTCGCTGATGGTGTTGATCTGCGGGTAGGCCTTTGCGGTTTTTTCCGGCAGGGCCAGGGCGTAGGTGTTGCTGAACTTCGACGGAGTGAGCCAGATCAGGCCCTTTTTCGCGTCGAGTTCTTTCACCTTGGCGTAGGACTGAGCACTGTCGAGTTTTTCGGTGACATGGTTGTAGGCCACCAGCGACACGCCGGTGTATTCCCACATCAAATCCAGTTGGCCACTTTCGTGGGCGCTGCGGGCGAGGTTGCTGCCCAGACCGCCGGTCACTTGAGTGTCGTAACCCTTGGTGCGCAAATACTGGGAGGTGATTTCTGCGAGCAGGGTCTGTTCGGTGAACACCCGGGCGCCGATGCGGATCACGGGTTTTTCAGCGGCTTGGGCAATTCCCGAGAGCAGCAGAACGCAGCCTATTAAAAAGCTAAATTTCTTCATAAAAAATTCCTTTGCCGAGGCTTAAGACGGGCGCAGGCCGCGTTCGAGCCAGAGGCGGCTGGCGAGTGTCACCAGACCGTCGAGCAGCAAGGCCAGCAGGGCGGTGCAGGCCGCGCCGAGCAGCAGTTGCGGCTGATTGTTCAAGGCGATGCCGGGGAAAATCAGGCTGCCCAGACTGTTGGCGCCGATCAGGAACGCCAGTGGTGCCGTCCCGACGTTGATCGCCAGCGCCACCCGCACGCCACCGATGATGATCGGCACGGCGTTCGGCAGTTCGACCCGCCACAGCACTTGAGTCGGCGTCATGCCGATGCCGACGGCCGCTTCCTTCAGCGAACCCTGAACATTTTTCAGGCCTTCATAGGTGTTACGCACGATCGGCAACAACGAGGCGAGGAACAGGGCGAAGATCGCGGGGCCGCTGCCGATGCCGAGGATGCCCAGGGCGATGGCGAGTACGGCGAGAGGCGGCACGGTGTTGCCGATGTTGAAGATCTGCATGAAGCGTTCAGCGCGTCCCACCATGGTCGGACGGCTGAGGAAGATGCCGGCGGGGATGCCCACAACGAGGGCGGCCAGCATGGAAACGAGGACGAGAATCAGGTGAGCTTGCAGGTAAAACAACAAATCGTCGCGGTAATGTTCGATCGTGTTGATGCCAATCCAGTGGACCAGCAGGGCCAGGAGAGCGACGACAACCGCACCTCCTATCAGCCCCTTGCCATAGCGAATAGCCACAGGCGGACTCCTTTTTTCTTTGTCGGCGAACGCAGTCCCGTGTGGCAGTGCCATTCCTGGCTGCCGGATAAAAAGCGTTCGCGAGAAGCAGCTCTTCATGCTGGTAAAACCGCATGAGATCGAGCCATAAGCGCAGCCTCGTCAGGCTAACTTGCAGGTTTTTCAAACCCTGCTACGAGTGCTGTAACAGGGGAGTGGACGTCTCTACCTTTTAAAAGGTTCCATATTTAACAGCAGATAGCTACCACGCATCTCATGTTGCCTCCTGTAGCAGCTTTCGAGCCTGCGAGGCTGTGGCGAGGGGATTCATCCCCGTTGGGCTGCGAAGCGGCCCCTGTTTTTCCAGCCACTGCGCGTTCAATGGATTACGACGGCTCCGCCGCCGAACGGGGATGAATCCCCTCGCCACACCTCGCAGGCTCGGCAGCAGCTTCAGGGCGAACGGTGGTCCGTAGAGGTCGGTTTGCGCTATACTCGCCGCCCTTTTTTGAATCACCGCCAGGCGATTTCCCATGACCAAACAGGCCGCCGAAGTCGCGAAACGCCGCACTTTCGCCATTATTTCCCACCCCGATGCCGGTAAAACCACCATCACCGAGAAGCTCTTGCTGATGGGCAAGGCGATTGCGGTTGCCGGCACGGTGAAGTCTCGCAAGTCTGACCGCCATGCCACCTCCGACTGGATGGAAATGGAAAAGCAGCGGGGTATCTCGATTACCACGTCGGTCATGCAGTTTCCGTATCGCGAGCACATGATCAACCTGCTCGACACCCCGGGCCACGAAGACTTCTCTGAAGATACCTACCGCACCCTGACCGCGGTGGACTCGGCATTGATGGTTCTCGACGGCGGTAAGGGTGTAGAGCCGCGGACCATCGCGCTGATGGACGTTTGCCGTCTGCGTGACACGCCGATCGTCAGCTTCATCAACAAGCTCGACCGTGACATCCGTGACCCGATCGAACTGCTCGACGAAATCGAAGCGGTCCTGAAGATCAAGGCGGCGCCGATCACCTGGCCGATCGGTTGCTACCGCGACTTCAAAGGCGTGTATCACCTCGCCGACGACTACATCATCGTCTACACCGCCGGTCACGGCCACGAGCGCACCGATGTGAAAATCATCGAGAAGCTCGACTCCGATGAAGCCCGCGCACACTTGGGCGACGAGTACGATCGCTTCGTCGATCAGCTGGAATTGGTGCAGGGCGCCTGCCACGAATTCAACCAGCAGGAATTCCTCGACGGCCAACTGACCCCGGTGTTCTTCGGGACTGCATTGGGCAACTTCGGTGTCGATCACGTGCTTGACGCCGTGGTCAACTGGGCGCCGAAACCGCTGGCCCGTGTCGCCAACGAACGCACCGTGGAACCGGTTGAAGAGAAGTTCGCCGGCTTCGTGTTCAAGATCCAGGCGAACATGGACCCGAAACACCGCGACCGTATCGCCTTCATGCGTATCTGCTCCGGCAAATACGAGAAGGGCATGAAGATGCGCCACGTGCGCACCGGCAAGGACGTGCGGATCGGCGATGCCCTGACGTTCTTCTCCTCCGAGCGTGAGCAACTGGAAGAAGCGTTTGCCGGCGACATCATCGGCCTGCACAACCACGGCACCATCCAGATCGGCGACACCTTCACCGAAGGCGAAGTACTGGGCTTCACCGGCATCCCGCACTTCGCCCCGGAACTGTTCCGTCGCGTTCGTCTGCGTGACCCGCTGAAATCCAAGCAACTGCGCCAGGGCTTGCAGCAATTGGCCGAGGAGGGCGCGACCCAGGTGTTCTTCCCCGAGCGTAGCAACGACATCATCCTCGGCGCCGTCGGTGTGCTGCAGTTCGATGTGGTCGCCAGCCGCTTGAAAGAGGAATACAAGGTCGAGTGCTCCTACGAGCCGATCACCGTGTATTCCGCGCGCTGGATCGATTGCGACGATAAGAAAAAGCTCGAGGAATTCAGCATCAAAGCCGTGGAAAACCTCGCGGTCGACGGCGGCGGTCACCTGACCTACCTGGCCCCGACCCGAGTCAACCTGGCACTGATGGAAGAGCGCTGGCCGGACGTGAAATTCCGTGCGACGCGTGAGCATCATTAAGCGCTGAGCTGCAAAATCAAAAGCCCCGGTCGCGAAAGCGCCGGGGCTTTTTCATGCCCGCCACAATCCCCTGTGGGAGCAAGCCTGCTGGCGATAGCGGAGTGACATTCAGCACATTCATTGAATGAAAGAATGCCATCGCCA
This genomic window contains:
- a CDS encoding osmoprotectant ABC transporter ATP-binding protein OsmV, with the translated sequence MIELQNLSKTFQSNGKDVKAVDSVSLTVNEGEICVFLGPSGCGKSTTLKMINRLIKPTSGKILINGEDTTDLDAVTLRRNIGYVIQQIGLFPNMTIEENITIVPRLLGWDKQKCHDRARELMSMIKLEPKQYLNRYPRELSGGQQQRIGVIRALAADAPLLLMDEPFGAVDPINREMIQNEFFEMQRALNKTVIMVSHDIDEAIKLGDKIAIFRAGKLLQIDHPDTLLAHPADDFVSNFVGQDSTLKRLLLVKAEDAADNAPSVSPETPVAEALELMDELDRRYVVVTDGENKALGYVRRRDLHRQTGTCAQYLREFNATAAYDEHLRILLSRMYEFNRSWLPVMDAERVFLGEVTQESIAEYLSSGKSRGGKTSIVSPAEVALA
- a CDS encoding ABC transporter permease, with the translated sequence MAIRYGKGLIGGAVVVALLALLVHWIGINTIEHYRDDLLFYLQAHLILVLVSMLAALVVGIPAGIFLSRPTMVGRAERFMQIFNIGNTVPPLAVLAIALGILGIGSGPAIFALFLASLLPIVRNTYEGLKNVQGSLKEAAVGIGMTPTQVLWRVELPNAVPIIIGGVRVALAINVGTAPLAFLIGANSLGSLIFPGIALNNQPQLLLGAACTALLALLLDGLVTLASRLWLERGLRPS
- a CDS encoding ABC transporter permease, with protein sequence MEFLNAFSHLDWPLVLHLTWQHITLVGIAVTLAILVGVPLGILMTRFPTLAGPLQASATVLLTVPSIALFGLLLPFYSKFGQGLGPMPAITAVFLYSLLPIMRNTYLALTGVEPGIREAARGIGMTFGQRLRMVELPIAVPVILAGVRTAVVMNIGVMTIAATIGAGGLGVLILASISRSDMSMLIVGAVLVSLLAIFADLLLQWLQRTLTPKGLLK
- a CDS encoding type III PLP-dependent enzyme; translated protein: MSINVEDYFARDTFNKMKAFADKQETPFVVIDTAMISQAYDDLRAGFEFAKVYYAVKANPAVEIIDLLKEKGSNFDIASIYELDKVMNQGVGPDRISYGNTIKKSKDIRYFYEKGVRLYATDSEADLRNIAKAAPGSKVYVRILTEGSTTADWPLSRKFGCQTDMAMDLLILARDLGLVPYGISFHVGSQQRDISVWDAAIAKVKVIFERLKEEDGIHLKLINMGGGFPANYITRTNSLETYAEEIIRFLKEDFGDDLPEIILEPGRSLIANAGILVSEVVLVARKSRTAVERWVYTDVGKFSGLIETMDEAIKFPIWTEKKGEVEEVVIAGPTCDSADIMYENYKYGLPLNLAIGDRLYWLSTGAYTTSYSAVEFNGFPPLKSFYV
- a CDS encoding peptide chain release factor 3; the encoded protein is MTKQAAEVAKRRTFAIISHPDAGKTTITEKLLLMGKAIAVAGTVKSRKSDRHATSDWMEMEKQRGISITTSVMQFPYREHMINLLDTPGHEDFSEDTYRTLTAVDSALMVLDGGKGVEPRTIALMDVCRLRDTPIVSFINKLDRDIRDPIELLDEIEAVLKIKAAPITWPIGCYRDFKGVYHLADDYIIVYTAGHGHERTDVKIIEKLDSDEARAHLGDEYDRFVDQLELVQGACHEFNQQEFLDGQLTPVFFGTALGNFGVDHVLDAVVNWAPKPLARVANERTVEPVEEKFAGFVFKIQANMDPKHRDRIAFMRICSGKYEKGMKMRHVRTGKDVRIGDALTFFSSEREQLEEAFAGDIIGLHNHGTIQIGDTFTEGEVLGFTGIPHFAPELFRRVRLRDPLKSKQLRQGLQQLAEEGATQVFFPERSNDIILGAVGVLQFDVVASRLKEEYKVECSYEPITVYSARWIDCDDKKKLEEFSIKAVENLAVDGGGHLTYLAPTRVNLALMEERWPDVKFRATREHH
- a CDS encoding glycine betaine ABC transporter substrate-binding protein gives rise to the protein MKKFSFLIGCVLLLSGIAQAAEKPVIRIGARVFTEQTLLAEITSQYLRTKGYDTQVTGGLGSNLARSAHESGQLDLMWEYTGVSLVAYNHVTEKLDSAQSYAKVKELDAKKGLIWLTPSKFSNTYALALPEKTAKAYPQINTISELNTVLQAEAKTNHLVALDTEFANRSDGLDGMVDLYGMNLTRKNIRQMDAGLVYTALRNGQVFAGLVYTTDGRLNAFKLKLLEDDKHYFPDYTAAPVVRQVYLDAHPKLAQEIKPLAELFDDETMRQLNARVDVDHESPSSVAADFLRQHPIN